Proteins encoded together in one Lathyrus oleraceus cultivar Zhongwan6 chromosome 5, CAAS_Psat_ZW6_1.0, whole genome shotgun sequence window:
- the LOC127084188 gene encoding probable 2-oxoglutarate-dependent dioxygenase AOP1, producing MDIESGIPILDFRKSSGVTLEEGSEGWKEMSKKVREAFESHGAFLLRCDEIPNDLQKKMFTYMKSLFELPEETKLKFTGSRLARGYLGKSPSIPHSQSFGVEDAFKPNTTQNFTNLMWPEGNPTFNETLFSFTSKARELNSLILKMIVEGFGLPEKYTLEVEELSSDTDSRLTRYQLPEENKDSTVTFVPHTDKGSLTLICENEIQGLQVLQKSGNWVNVNVPSNGFIVIVGDMLQTWSNGRFKAPMHRVVLKGDKERFVFVLFSVPKEDTLIKVPSELVDEEDHPLRYKPFKYEEFMNFIKEVGTKEGALEEFAGL from the exons ATGGATATCGAGAGTGGAATCCCAATTTTGGATTTTCGTAAGAGTAGTGGAGTTACATTAGAAGAAGGAAGTGAAGGATGGAAAGAAATGAGTAAGAAAGTGAGAGAAGCATTTGAGAGTCATGGTGCTTTTCTCTTAAGATGTGATGAAATACCAAATGatttacaaaaaaaaatgttCACATACATGAAATCTTTGTTTGAGTTACCTGAGGAGACAAAGTTGAAATTCACAGGCTCAAGACTTGCTAGAGGCTACTTAGGCAAGAGTCCTTCCATTCCCCATAGTCAATCATTTGGGGTCGAAGACGCATTTAAGCCAAATACAACTCAAAATTTCACTAACCTCATGTGGCCAGAAGGAAATCCAACGTTTAA TGAGACATTATTTTCTTTTACCTCAAAAGCACGGGAATTAAACTCCCTTATTCTAAAGATGATCGTTGAGGGATTTGGTCTTCCAGAAAAGTATACTCTAGAAGTTGAAGAGTTGAGTAGTGACACTGATTCACGTTTGACAAGGTATCAACTTCCTGAAGAAAACAAAGATTCTACTGTTACTTTTGTGCCTCACACCGACAAAGGTAGCCTAACACTTATATGTGAGAATGAAATCCAAGGTTTACAAGTGTTACAAAAATCAGGCAATTGGGTTAACGTAAATGTTCCTTCAAATGGATTTATTGTAATTGTTGGTGACATGTTACAG ACATGGAGCAATGGGAGATTTAAAGCACCAATGCACAGAGTGGTGTTAAAAGGAGACAAAGAGAGATTTGTATTTGTTCTTTTTTCAGTGCCAAAGGAAGACACACTCATTAAAGTTCCTTCAGAGTTGGTGGATGAAGAAGATCATCCTCTCCGTTACAAGCCATTCAAATATGAGGAGTTCATGAATTTTATTAAAGAAGTTGGCACTAAAGAGGGAGCACTTGAAGAATTTGCAGGACTTTGA